The following nucleotide sequence is from Centropristis striata isolate RG_2023a ecotype Rhode Island chromosome 7, C.striata_1.0, whole genome shotgun sequence.
accagataatttactgtattttatgaaGCGATTAAatgaatattgagcagaatttagttcagagttttggtatggcccccgcaaccttcgtggtattggtcatgtggctaCGTACTAGAAAGTAGAGTAAGCCCTGGATCACCTGCTGTGTGTCTCATGCAAAACCAAAAGTCATTGTTGACCTATTTTAACTTCAGTATGTAACTGAGTAACAAAATCCACATGAGGACATAAATCATCCACCCAGAGGAGTTACAACACCCACATGGACACTCCTTCATACTcactgtatcttttttgtgaaaTTCTTTGTCACTATGCCTCCTTCTTCCTGCTTCTCTTCATGTTTCCCTgtcaaagagaaaaacaacaaaatgtcagCAAATAAGTGAATGAGCCGAGTAACTATTAATAACCTCAAATATGACTAAGTTCAGATTGTAAATGAGTGTCCTTATCACCAGTTGAATAGGACCTTTTAACCTTTAAATGGAGCAATGAGCTTCATAATTGATGTGAATTCGAACACTGGTGgtgaaatatatttcatttggCAGCTTTTTCACTTTGTTGAAATAATATCTCCATTTTCAGTATCTTctaggtagggctgggcaatatatcgaaataaaagatatattgatatattttttaatgtgaattagactatatcgcatatatcgatatagttaaaaaaaatgtctttctttatgtataaatgctgctcttactagggtttgtcacatttagttctttagtaattttcattattcttttctcatataaatatatttatttccgaaaaatattgttattttataggctatttttattcaactctctatggtacggtgttgccccatttttggcctgtcaaatttctacaatgcatcttttttagtGATGCAATAccttaaaaaagagggaagagtatagggaaccaatagcaatgctttaatttgtcacatgacctcccggaggccatattgaaaccccattttgcagacttttccaaaggacaacagctttgccattttgcgtcacaaaaaaaagctctcaaaacgtcatttcctggcccttttccatctgggaTAATATATTGCTACTAATAGGAGAGTAAACTAAAATTTTcgatagtttcatgcaatttattttctaattaaataatggaaaatgttaaaatgcaactgttgcCTCGAGGGAAcaatgtgttgcatttttcttgttgttaaaaatatttctgttaaattttggggtctttgttcgGTATCGGTATCGAATTGAAAATCtcagtatcgtgacaaccctaatcagGACATGTTGGTCTGAAGTTGTACTGCAACCTAAAAGTTGGCCTAAAactgtgatttaagttggtaaaacttggaaatataaattattgacatttagggcaataatgtaagttagcacaacaaaggaagtcagttgtctgctcaaaaacaagtttgtgagttgttgttacttatatctttaagttggggttcacaacaagggacaatagttctgctaactcttatttctttgttgtgaaatgcgggaaagcggtgaaattcggtcattagcgaaagctagcggctaactgatgctagcggcgctgcttgttacagctataagagtagccattagcgtatcaatgctaactcaaaattgtggtcgcaacattagctgacatttcatagcagcgttacaatcataccacttcagcacattgcagaagttagcagaagtaaagattaaaagttattacaatgtaaaattataagttagtacaacttacagttgagttgacaaaaatctgaattcagagttgagcaaactcaaaaacaaaaattaaaatatttagtttaattgtccaacttaaaattctaTCGAAGTTTggtgccttgaaattttgagttcacccaacttttctttttttgcagtgtggggagACTGGAAAGCCCCCTGaaccctccacctcctcctcctccacctcctccacctcctcctcctcccggcTCTGTTTATGGCTGTTCTATCTCCTGGGCTTGCTAGCAGCTGCTGTGGGGCTGCTAAATATCACTGCGGCGGCCAGCAGCAGCGTGGCCTCCTGCTCCACCCCTCAACCCCCGGCTGCACTCCACTATGTGCTACCCTATACCCCCACAGTGACGTCTCTGACAGGAAGAGCTCCACCACAGAGAGGTGGAGGgtggaacagagagagagagctgagctATAAGATCACCGGTGAAgtcataacattattatttaaaccTCACAGAGACTCTGAAGTTATCCCATTCCATGAATAATGGACGTTCGGTCAGAGAGAAGTCCAACAAGGCGCTGCCTCTCCGTGTTTTCAGTCTCTTACGACAGAGATGCCAAATTCCAGCTGCTCTATGTAATGCTCATAATGTTCCGGGAGGAGAGATGACGGACGGGATCTTGCCGTCATGCATAACTTACTAAAATTGTTTTTCTGCCTGTGCTAGTATCAAGGACAGAGCTGTGGCTTTCTTATCTGCAGATGAAGCTGTTATTCTTTTGTTACTGAGTCATGAGGGAACACATACAcctataaaagtcctgcattcaaaacctactgaagtaaaagtacaaaagtagcagaaaatgtactgaaagtatcaaaagtaaaagtactcgttatgcagaatggacgcACTcggattattttttatgttctaaatgtattattaaattataattattgatgcatttatgtaagcagtgttttgctgctgtcaatttagggcttattttaactgtttaatatacttttatgtgttttaatttataaacatgcatattcacttcaaatgtatcatgttttttatgttaaaatccccatttgaaaagtaacttaagctgtcagctaaatgtagtggagtcagAAGTACCATATTTGCCCTcataatgtagtgaagtagaagtataaagctataattttggaaatactcaagtgacagttaaattccaccactgatcccGAGGAATGTTGGAAGGTTTTCACAACAAGACagggtcattttatttctaaagcaaatttcaactcaattcaattcaacaaaAGTTTCATGTAAAATTGCTGCACCTCATGAGCCCTTTGGAGTTCCACAAGGCTCACTTTTCGACCCTCATAAGATTGTGTTGTGAAGAAGTCCACTAAGTTTTCAACTATTTGCAATGTCAAGTTCACTAAAGTTCTGATAAATACACTGTGCTTCCttctgtatatacagtcatggaaaaaaatattagaccattgtttttcttcaatttcctgttcattttaatgcctggtacaactaaaggtaccaTTTTTCAtggagaaaaccatggaaaatgactatatcagctcttaaattaaactcttatgggccatttttgttgttatcataatatttgttcaaacaaatgtacctttagttgtaccaggcattaaaatgaacaagaaattgaagaaaataataataatattttccatgacttcCATGTAGTTATAGTTTCTGTAAAGCTGAGCTGAAACATAAACATTCAGGTCAAATGACTACAGGTTTGTGTCGTGACAAAACAGGGCAGAGAAGAGAATAACCACTAACTTCTACAGAggatttcagtgtttttctgctcCATACTTTGACTTTATGCCCTCAAACTTCACTGTTTTGATTCTCTCTCATCAACATAATGTTCAGTGGCAGCAGGCAGCTGCTGGTGTCACGATTCCATTAGACTTTTAATTCTAAGGTCATGACTCGATTCAGtattttgatttaatgttttttcagcacTGACTGCAAAGCAACTGTTAGACAATAGAAAAACAGCTATTAGAAAATCATGGTTTTAAGCCATTCTATCTGtccttttcattttcaaattcttATAATGTTACAATTTAATTTAGCAGATGAAcaaattcttctttaaaaagataGACATCTTGATATAATTGTTTTTCTGGAATGGACCACAGTAAGGCcatatggtattttttttaattatatatttctgtattttctttctttttctgtcttccttACATTTCTTGCATATTTCAATAATTCAAGGTAAATTCAAGGTAATTCAAAGGTAAAATGTCTTCAGTAAAACAAGCTGATAAACCCTCTGTATGCTATCCACCCTACACAGAATTGGCAGACAGACACAAGGAGCTGTTAAACAAAGTGGAACATTAAGCAGCTAAAGTGACAGATAGTTATTTCAATAACCTATtataattcttgtttcattgctatgttgtgcatttgttttgtttttctagtttcttACTCTGTATGATTCTAtgttccttgttcttttttatttttatgctaaaaatgCTGGAATCCCACTATTCAAGCCCCATGAGGGTTTTTTGGGCTTTCCTggcatgtcttttttaaatttcatataaatattatgttattttctttcttttaaaactgtgccaaataaatcaaatcaaatagtttGCTcaagttggtggagaccaaaactgCAGCAAAAGGGTCAATATTAAACTTAAACTTTAATTTGTCGGAGGCCAAAAAACACGACTGTCTCATTTCAGTGTCGTCTTTACAGGGTCAAACTGCAAATTAACTTCAGTTAGAAACCTGTTGCACTACTTTTTCCTATAGGAGATCTACCTAATTGATTATCTACcttaatctgtaaaaaaaaaaaaaatagaacagttaaataataaataatatagatAGAATAACGTCTTTAAAGCCGGGGTAGGCAgtttcccccccttttttctTGGTGTATTGTCATTCAGGTGGCCACTTAGAAAACAATAATTCTGCTCCTCCTGGCTCTGAATGGAGACTTTAGCCAATCAGAGGTCAATCAGAGGggtcattcacacacagatgtacATCCCTTCAGATGATTCAATGGtggaaaatcctgcagaaaaaggAAGTGCAACTGTACTGGCAACAACTGCCTACTCTGCAgagcaacacaaaaaaaggaagtcGGACTCATCAAAAAGAGTAACGCAATACAACACGTGTCAATATCGGCGAATCGTTTCAGAGATGGGAGGAAAATGTTGCTAATAGTTTAGCCTTATGCTAACAGTAGCCAAAGGCTCACAGGTATTTCAATTCCATGTTAATGTAACTAACTAGAGCCTCGAATCACAGTTTGTCATCTGAATGCTGCGTTCAAATGAGAGCAACGAGTTAAAGGTCTCATTTGTGTGACGTCATGTGCTTTTTATGATTTCTTGAAGGTGCTTGAAGGCAGCTTCAGGCATTTCACAGcagctaaacaaaaaaaacaacagagggaATGTGCTTTGTGCTGGAGCTTGTTGCAGGAAAAATGCCAGAGTTTCATTATTTACTTTCATTGTTTCTTAAACTTTGTTGCACCAAAGTTGTTTTTGGCCCCCTCGTCCTATAGCAGCGATGTTTACGGATCTCTCTCACTGACTTGCCGGTTACATGTTACATTCAGGCCCAAAAGTTGCAACTAAAACAccatcaggatcaggatcagaattattaaaatgaatgaccAGTACTCATACAAGTGTGTTAAGTGCGTACATGTCCACATGCTCGTCTTGTGGAAGTTGCAAAAATGAGGGctgtattttttcaaattaaggCTTTTTTTGGGGAGGGGGTTGCCTTTTCCATAAAGCTGCCTACTCTAGCTTTAAACTAAGTGTTGTCATATTACAGAAACTGGATTCGAAGTAACTTTCATCAGTTGCTGGATCAATTAGCCcagttaataaagttaatttaacttgttgttgatgttatacatatgtttttttcctattATCAGTTTGTTATTGCTTTCTTATAgctatgacattttaggtggaggaTTTAAATAAACTCATCTGggtttctgtctctccctgcactttacactatttgttatcttttctcattgtatgtaattctaactgtgcagacaaataaacctaaataaaatgaacatatctgtttgaatgattccttgaccaagaaaatgtagattttgacactaagattgaccttctgagtggcttggaagatatattagttctcatagattttatatggctgccatctccgatccgcaaacttgatgaagtggctcccattaaaaattgaaacttatggtgatgtggagcttttgtccgacgtgtcccctttatttagctcagaCTGAGCCAGATGCAGAGTAAAGCACATAAAAGCACCATTTCATTAATAACCGAGCAATAAgacagtcttttttttgtaaaatttgcttctttttaaaaaaatgtattggtaacgctttataataaggtccttaataaccattaattaacaagtaataaggcattgttctcgctttagatccggtagttgcaaaaagcatagttaacttatagttaacttataatagatgagcaataaagtatattttaatatcaataagcaaacaaaataagatgaataaaggcatggcaaagacataatgggtggggtcatgggtgtttgtaatgccattattaacacttatataaccttataaacacacagtaatgttaataagcatcttgtaaggacttacaagggccttattacttgttaattaatggttataaggaccttaatataaagcgttaccattgTATCTTTCAGAAACCTTCAGTGAGACTTTAACCAACTTTTAAAGATTCAGTATCATGTGAATGGTGCTTCCAGTGAGTGTCAGCAGCAGAAAGGAGCTCTTGGTGACACTCAAAGCGACAGATTCTCTCGGTGACAGCGCTGATGAGTCCACTCAGTCATCCGGAAGATTCTGTGTTGAACATTTGTTGCTCCGTATACTAATCACGCTTGTATCACACTTTTAGAACAGCGGGGTCGAGTCACCGCGGCAGGCCCAACATGGCGCTGATTGAATGACCCAACTGGCATACCAACAATGTGTTTATAAAAAACTCTGAGGGTCCGGGGGGCCGGCCTGCCGTCCTCTGTGCCCTCCGCGGTCCGGCCGGGTCTCCCTCCCTGGAATCCTCCTCGCTCTCTTCAAGCACCGACATGAGGAAGCAAATTCTACAACTTGTTCCTTTAATGAGTGACCGACTTTAACGTGAAGACGCTGCCGGGTAGAAAAGTGTGATCCTATTTCCAGAACATTCTCTCTCCAGTGTTTAATGGCAGCTTGTCTTATTGTAAACAGAGACTGTTGTCACGGGCCTTGCCTTAAATCTAAATCGAGCTCATGGGCGACTGACTGAGGGAGTGATTCTGCAGGAATCTGAAACAGGTGTCCGAGCTCCACGATCTGCCTGCCAACGTGCAAGTCCCAGTCCCCGAAATCTGTTTAGCGAGACTCATGGAGGCCGAGGCTGCAGAGGATTTCACTCTGCCGCTTCAAAACCGCTGCCAAAGTGAAAGAGCTAATATTTCTCAGCTCGGTTAGAGTGAGGATCCTCAGAGAGGCTCAGCGAGGGCTTGTTTATGATTGGTTTCATTAGGATTCAGGCCTTTAATTTGAAGGGACAGAGCTTATTTtacttaggcttttattttattttttatctctaactctgttctTGGATTGagtatttattactattttattgttttactgtttttagtattttattgttttcattgtttaacTATATTTGTATATGAtttctatttactattattattattataactattcagcactttggtcaactgatagaaaactgtacaaagatgatagattttatgttcaaactgataaacttttatAAACCTGCACTCTGAATTTGAtaaattctgttgtttttttatgttttacacagtttCCCAACTTTTTAGGAGTTAgggttttacattttgtgtgagtgtgactTGTGGAcatggatggatgtttgttgtgtctcACAGTCACATGATTGTTGTTTTTGGCTGTTTAAGAGAATATGACCACCtggtgaaaaaatatttaaaaaataaaataaattaataaatatccaaactattattattaatattgtaataataataataatattaataataataataataataataattattattattattattattattatcaataataataaatattattattatcatgacaTATAATTgttctatatatattattagtatttattttataaatataaaattattatatatgtatgatataattaataatagcaatattacaaaaataataatacatatagaattattattattattattattattattattattaataataataatagcaatattacAAATgataatacatataaaataattttatatttataaaataaataataacatatatagaccagttatatataataatgataataaatattagtactgctacaactactactaatgataatacatataaaacagttacatatatttttattatttttgctaaAATATACTGCAACtgctttattataatttattattattattattattattattattaataatttttcttTGAGATTTTATCTCTATAAATTCaggtgtaaatgtttatattaatTCTAATTCCACAGAGAAACtgtgtgtgaaaaaaacatatcaTTTTAGTATTCTTTGTCTTAAAAGCAATATTCATAGATATTTAGTTTTGAAATACTGAAAAgtcttaaaaataataatgtgatgTCCATTCAGTAATACTAAGGGCATGACCTGAGTGTCCTTAATGACAGCTACAGCTAATTAATGTTTTCACAACAAGATGAAACTATTCTGTCAATTTAAATAGTTTATATTCCATGAATGTGTTTATTGATACCATGCCTTAAGGataacctgttgtttttattcttattatgcGTTTGACCTATTGAATTCTCACTTTAAAGGAACTTTGGACagcatgtgttgttgttttaatgtgctctataaataaaactgatctGATGGTCACAGTGGGGAATCAACAGGTGGTTTCACTTTGACCTCCAGGCACTAAAGACTAAAAGTAACAAGTTATCTAAAGAAAatctcatttatttatcaagGTGTGGTGCTgtggaatgacataaaaaaatctaacagaatcatgtcCAAAAGAATCTTTAAATTcttttaagaccaagctcaaaaatccctatagatgttctacgcctttgttttatttggtttgtttatattttgtttgtattctttattttcatctagctatgtaattagTAATACTAATTATAtactaatatataattatatatactaattatactaaagtatagttatttataggtttaagaagctctttgggctttttgatcttttctttaactgtttcttgtactgttctttccttatgattgtatgttttttttaagtgcaaacaacaatacattttaaaaaataaacttgattatattgcatattttactttgtgcgggcagtacattttacattttattttatttatttttatcccatttttaatgtattttatcttattgcattttactgttctattgtttacttcatctctttgtattgtgttatctatttattgttgtgcagcactttggaaaccttgtgtttgctaaaactgtgctctataaataaagtggattggttGGATTGGATCCTGAGTGTGTGGTTACATGGAGTTCAGGCCTCCTTACTCACCTGAAACTTCTACAAATCCGTCTCTCGTTTTCACGTTTAGTTCCTCTGGTTTGAAGCTGTGCACGTTCACGCAAACTTTCCAGGGCTCCCCCCCGGTGGTGGTGGGGGAGCTCCGGGAGGACGGCTCCCCGTACCTGCTGGTGTACACGGCGGGGCCTCCCGTGGACTGCCGCGGGGGGAAACCTGTGCGTAAACTGCTGCTGAAGGGCGAGGAGCTGAGGCGCGTGCCGAGCCGACCCGGCCGAGCCCAGCCCGGCCAGTCCATGGACAGATCATCGGGGAAAGCTGGCATCCCAAAGTCATCTTCCATAAACCGAGACGCGAGCAACGGAGACTGGTCTCTGAACGGCGACTCTCCAAACGGGTCCCTGGGAAACCTCTGCCGGCTTCCCATCGTGTAGAAGTCTCCCTCTGCCATGTCCAGCCgagttaaaaccagttaaagTTCTGCCCTTTGCGCCAAACAACCCCCGAACAAAAacttttctgtaaataaaaaaataaaagtgcgTAAATCTTCGTGGTAAAAGTTGTTTCTTGTTATCTCTTTTGGTTTTTACGCATCACCGTTACGCAACCAGGCACCAGTCGATCCAACAGCAAAGTGTCAAAGTGTGCACTGCCTTTTCCTTGAAAAAGTGAATCCCTCCTGGCTCTGGGTTTTATACTGGACGCTGGTTTTCCCAGACGATGAGTCTGCACAGAGCAAGTGTCGGGAAAGTGCTGGGAGGATCTGGAGAGGAGCCGCGCTGCAAAAAATATCCATCTAAGAAGTCAAAGAGGGTCTTtaaatcttcaaaataaagagaaaaaaggaagaaaacacttattttaatcagaaaaaaacagcttcagATGTTTGTTTGGGTCATAAAAGAGGTTAAGCTTTAAATCGAGATTAAATAACTCTCttatgaggacattttttgcagtgtacgcgCAACAGCTGACCCAAGACCAGCCCCCCTTTTACCAAATTAAGTCGCTGTCCACTTGTCACTCATGCAGAGCTGAGCTGCCTCCGCTTGGGGTGACTCACTGTCTTTTTAATAGAAAACAACGCAGAGCTTCAGGTTTAAACACCCTGATGTCACAGCACGGATAAAACAACACATCTAATGCTACAGATACATCAGAAGACtctgaaaagatttggaaaagactcccagaaaactatcagctcacatctaaagacaagagtttagagtttttagtcacactgagattttagacagactgtctagcagggaaactatttaaaagactacaactagattctttgaGCATTTTTCCCCATCATAATCTtggtaaaaacttttaaaaaatggagaagcagcttttggctccaggtgctgttgtgtgttcagtggtttgtgttggaaaaaacaacaaaaagtggacaagacgccacaaaatgcccctcacaaagctggaaaagtgtttctgtttttctgacatgaaaagttgactatttcacagtaaaaatagatataagaaGGAATAAagtaaaggaacatttagaaatgaactcatgatttacatttatgtcctattaaattataatttgttttattgaataatt
It contains:
- the hspb8 gene encoding heat shock protein beta-8, with translation MAEGDFYTMGSRQRFPRDPFGESPFRDQSPLLASRFMEDDFGMPAFPDDLSMDWPGWARPGRLGTRLSSSPFSSSLRTGFPPRQSTGGPAVYTSRYGEPSSRSSPTTTGGEPWKVCVNVHSFKPEELNVKTRDGFVEVSGKHEEKQEEGGIVTKNFTKKIQIPLDVDPLTVFASLSPEGVLIIEARQTPPYYLFSNEGSQGGDEQEVEALKPQEAPMV